From a region of the Caldilineales bacterium genome:
- a CDS encoding GxxExxY protein, translating to MELLAKDEVYAIVGAAMEVHTELGSGFLEAVYQEALEMELADRDIPFGAQKDLRIMYKGRPLKKTYVADFFVYGSVMVEIKAMDRLTTKEEAQILNYLKAFQIEVGVLINFGASPRLEWSRHVWSEEMHHPRRRAKASPSAP from the coding sequence ATGGAACTGCTGGCAAAGGATGAGGTCTATGCCATTGTTGGCGCGGCGATGGAGGTGCACACTGAACTTGGCTCAGGCTTTCTGGAGGCGGTTTACCAGGAGGCGCTTGAGATGGAGTTGGCCGACCGTGACATCCCCTTCGGGGCGCAGAAGGATCTGCGGATCATGTACAAGGGCCGACCGCTCAAGAAAACTTATGTTGCCGACTTTTTTGTTTATGGCTCGGTGATGGTCGAGATCAAGGCTATGGATCGGTTGACAACGAAGGAGGAGGCGCAAATCCTCAATTATCTGAAGGCATTCCAGATCGAAGTCGGCGTTCTGATCAATTTCGGCGCTTCGCCCAGGCTGGAATGGAGTCGCCATGTCTGGAGCGAAGAAATGCACCACCCACGGCGCCGCGCCAAAGCCTCCCCATCCGCGCCCTGA
- a CDS encoding ABC transporter permease: protein MTASTSSVRKSRFPIAIRVEPRMQTPAWLPATLSIGAVGLALLIGGIILWLAGGEPLRSYQHILKAAFGSLGVINDTLVKATPLILVGVACALAFRMRLWNIGAEGQFYMGAWGASAVVLFPILPPETPRILMLPAMMLAGFACGAFWGFIPGILKARLNVNEIITTLMLNYIALSWVLYWVFGAWSEGGFQMTPVFPKTAWMPRLTDYAARFPGLGGLTLHLGFILAVIAAILAWFILNRSRWGYEIRLIGDNPRAAHYAGVDLVRNTVLVMMLSGGLAGLAGMSEIAGVVHRLQGAISPGYGFTGIIIAWLANLNPLAVIPVSVLFGGLILAGREIQPSGIPRMLQGIILFCVIASSILLRYRVRIVFREGRE, encoded by the coding sequence ATGACGGCAAGCACTTCAAGCGTTCGCAAGAGCCGCTTCCCAATTGCCATCCGCGTCGAGCCGCGGATGCAGACCCCCGCCTGGCTGCCGGCGACCCTTTCGATCGGCGCCGTCGGTCTCGCCTTGTTGATCGGCGGCATTATCCTGTGGCTGGCCGGCGGCGAGCCGTTGCGCTCGTATCAGCACATTCTCAAGGCGGCCTTCGGCAGCCTCGGCGTCATCAACGATACGCTGGTCAAGGCGACGCCGCTGATTTTGGTCGGCGTGGCCTGTGCGCTGGCCTTTCGCATGCGGCTGTGGAACATCGGCGCCGAGGGCCAGTTTTACATGGGGGCCTGGGGCGCCAGCGCCGTCGTCCTCTTCCCCATCCTGCCGCCCGAAACCCCGCGCATCCTCATGCTCCCGGCGATGATGCTGGCCGGCTTCGCCTGCGGCGCCTTCTGGGGCTTCATCCCCGGCATCCTCAAGGCCCGGCTGAATGTGAACGAGATCATCACCACGCTGATGCTCAATTACATTGCCCTTTCGTGGGTGTTGTACTGGGTGTTCGGGGCCTGGAGCGAGGGTGGGTTTCAGATGACGCCGGTGTTTCCCAAGACGGCCTGGATGCCCCGGCTGACCGACTACGCCGCCCGTTTTCCCGGCCTGGGCGGGCTGACCCTGCACCTGGGCTTCATCCTGGCCGTGATTGCGGCCATCCTGGCCTGGTTCATCCTCAACCGCAGCCGCTGGGGCTACGAGATCCGGCTGATCGGCGACAACCCCCGCGCCGCCCATTACGCCGGCGTCGATCTCGTCCGCAACACGGTGCTGGTGATGATGCTTTCGGGCGGGCTGGCGGGGTTGGCGGGCATGTCCGAGATTGCCGGCGTCGTCCACCGGCTGCAAGGGGCGATCTCGCCCGGCTACGGCTTCACCGGCATCATCATCGCCTGGCTGGCCAACCTCAACCCCCTGGCCGTGATCCCTGTCTCCGTCCTCTTCGGTGGCCTCATCCTCGCCGGCCGTGAGATTCAGCCCTCCGGCATCCCCCGCATGCTCCAGGGCATCATCCTCTTCTGTGTCATTGCCAGCAGCATCCTCCTGCGCTACCGCGTGCGGATTGTCTTCCGCGAAGGACGGGAGTAG
- a CDS encoding ABC transporter ATP-binding protein, protein MPDSERSPATKAVEMVNITKRFPGVLANDGVDFDLREGEVHALLGENGAGKSTLMNILAGLYRQDAGDIFVKGQRKDFHSPRDAIAAGLGMVHQHFMLVPSQTVTENILLGLNHPRFYMNMARLDDEIRALQDKYGLKVDPTAKIWQLSVGEQQRVEILKMLFRGARVLIMDEPTAVLIPQEVEELFVTLRGMVASGHSIVFISHKLDEVRAIANRVTVLRQGKVTAAGVSTEGVTKRDLAQLMVGREVVFTLQKPPSTIGPVVLDVEHVSAQNDRGLPALKDLSLQVRAGEIVGIAAVAGNGQSELAQVITGLRKCTGGRVSINGEEISNHSPRMAIAREVSHVPEDRNHVGSSPGLSLAENLIMKSYRKPPIARGWVLNRPAIRQQAQELKMAYDIAAPTVDVQARLLSGGNLQKAILAREMTAHPKMIVAVQPTRGLDVGAIESVHRVLLDERARGTAILLISEELEELLTLSDRVLGMYEGQIMGVVKPEDTSLAEIGLMMCGMNVGDKTAG, encoded by the coding sequence ATGCCCGATAGCGAGCGCAGTCCGGCGACCAAAGCCGTCGAGATGGTCAACATCACCAAGCGATTCCCGGGTGTGCTGGCCAATGATGGCGTCGATTTCGACCTACGCGAGGGCGAGGTTCATGCCCTCTTGGGAGAAAATGGGGCGGGGAAGAGCACATTGATGAATATCCTGGCCGGGCTGTATCGACAGGATGCGGGGGATATTTTTGTCAAGGGGCAGCGGAAGGATTTTCATTCCCCGCGCGATGCCATCGCCGCCGGGCTGGGGATGGTGCATCAGCATTTCATGTTGGTGCCCTCGCAGACTGTGACCGAGAATATCCTTCTGGGTCTGAACCATCCCCGCTTCTACATGAACATGGCCCGGCTGGATGACGAGATCCGGGCGCTGCAAGACAAATATGGCCTGAAGGTGGACCCCACGGCCAAGATCTGGCAGCTTTCGGTGGGCGAACAGCAGCGGGTGGAGATCCTGAAGATGCTTTTCCGCGGCGCCCGTGTGCTGATCATGGACGAGCCGACGGCGGTGCTCATCCCGCAGGAGGTGGAGGAGTTGTTCGTGACTTTGCGCGGGATGGTGGCCAGCGGGCATTCGATTGTGTTCATCAGCCACAAGCTGGATGAGGTGCGAGCCATCGCCAACCGGGTGACGGTGTTGCGGCAGGGCAAGGTTACGGCGGCGGGGGTCTCGACCGAGGGTGTGACCAAACGCGACCTGGCGCAGCTGATGGTGGGCCGCGAGGTGGTGTTCACCCTCCAGAAGCCGCCTTCCACCATCGGGCCGGTGGTGCTGGATGTGGAGCATGTAAGCGCGCAGAACGACCGCGGGCTACCGGCGCTGAAGGATCTTTCGTTGCAGGTGCGCGCCGGCGAGATCGTCGGCATCGCCGCCGTGGCGGGCAACGGCCAGAGCGAGTTGGCGCAGGTGATCACCGGGCTGCGCAAGTGCACCGGCGGTAGGGTGTCGATCAACGGCGAGGAGATCAGCAATCATTCCCCGCGCATGGCCATTGCCCGCGAGGTCTCGCATGTGCCCGAAGACCGCAATCATGTCGGCAGCTCGCCGGGCCTGAGTCTGGCCGAGAATCTGATCATGAAGAGCTACCGCAAGCCGCCGATCGCCCGCGGGTGGGTGCTCAACCGGCCCGCCATCCGCCAGCAGGCGCAGGAGCTGAAGATGGCCTATGACATTGCCGCGCCGACAGTGGATGTGCAAGCGCGCCTGCTTTCGGGCGGCAACCTGCAAAAGGCCATCCTGGCACGGGAGATGACCGCCCACCCCAAGATGATCGTGGCTGTGCAGCCCACACGGGGGCTGGATGTGGGCGCCATCGAGTCGGTGCACCGCGTCTTGCTCGATGAGCGAGCAAGAGGAACGGCCATCCTGCTCATCTCCGAGGAGCTGGAGGAGTTGCTTACCCTCTCCGACCGGGTGCTGGGCATGTACGAGGGCCAGATCATGGGCGTGGTCAAACCTGAAGACACATCGCTGGCCGAGATCGGCTTGATGATGTGCGGGATGAATGTCGGCGATAAGACGGCTGGATGA
- a CDS encoding BMP family ABC transporter substrate-binding protein, translating to MFRSKLWGLLALLVVAAMLLSACQSATPAPAATTAPAEEATAAPAEAEQGGLQIPDVMSGMTNVAMVLIGPHDDGGWSQAHYEGLEYIEKNVPNTHIAYIENVPEGADSEQVFRSLARKGFKLIFGTSFGFMDPMETVASEFPNTTFVHISGYKSNESNFGNLFGAMEDMKYLAGMLAGARAKADGNPKLGYMATFPIPEELRLGNAIALGMKKTCPECTMDVRWINTWHDPVIEKEAAASLFDAGAQVVFTGADTPAVADVAQSKGKWGITYDWYGSCKVEHCLTAPYWNWGPVYADITKKVIDGSYKPGWEYFDADSGALGLFGVMEGQNLTAGQKDLPPETLAMVKDTLAKMQKGEFTRFDVFAGPIKDNKGNEVLPAGAKMEQADIDCFAVGDAARCKTGMYWWADGITAELPALSE from the coding sequence ATGTTTCGCAGCAAGTTGTGGGGCTTGTTAGCCCTTCTGGTAGTGGCAGCTATGCTGCTGAGCGCCTGTCAGTCGGCCACGCCCGCGCCGGCGGCAACAACAGCACCCGCCGAGGAGGCGACCGCTGCACCCGCCGAAGCCGAGCAGGGCGGTCTGCAGATCCCGGATGTGATGAGTGGTATGACCAATGTGGCCATGGTGCTGATCGGGCCGCACGATGACGGCGGTTGGAGCCAGGCGCATTACGAGGGGCTGGAGTACATCGAGAAGAATGTGCCCAACACACACATCGCCTACATCGAGAATGTGCCCGAAGGGGCCGATTCCGAGCAGGTGTTCCGCAGTTTGGCCCGCAAAGGCTTCAAGCTGATCTTCGGCACCTCGTTTGGGTTCATGGATCCGATGGAGACGGTGGCCAGCGAATTCCCCAACACGACCTTCGTCCACATCAGCGGCTATAAGTCGAACGAGTCGAACTTCGGCAATCTCTTCGGTGCGATGGAAGATATGAAGTATCTGGCCGGTATGCTCGCTGGCGCCCGTGCCAAAGCGGACGGCAACCCCAAATTGGGCTATATGGCCACCTTCCCCATCCCCGAAGAACTGCGCCTGGGCAATGCCATCGCCCTGGGCATGAAGAAGACCTGCCCCGAATGCACGATGGATGTGCGCTGGATCAACACCTGGCATGACCCCGTGATCGAGAAAGAAGCTGCGGCCTCATTGTTCGACGCCGGCGCCCAAGTTGTCTTCACCGGCGCCGATACCCCGGCCGTGGCCGATGTGGCGCAATCCAAGGGCAAGTGGGGCATCACCTATGACTGGTATGGCTCCTGCAAGGTCGAGCACTGCCTCACCGCCCCCTACTGGAACTGGGGGCCGGTCTACGCCGACATCACCAAGAAAGTGATCGACGGCTCCTACAAGCCCGGTTGGGAATACTTCGACGCCGATTCCGGTGCGCTCGGTCTCTTCGGCGTGATGGAGGGCCAGAATCTGACCGCCGGCCAGAAGGATCTGCCGCCAGAGACCCTGGCGATGGTCAAGGACACCCTGGCCAAAATGCAGAAAGGCGAGTTCACGCGCTTCGACGTCTTTGCCGGGCCGATCAAAGACAACAAGGGCAACGAGGTGTTGCCGGCCGGCGCCAAGATGGAACAGGCGGACATCGACTGTTTTGCGGTGGGCGATGCGGCTCGCTGCAAGACCGGCATGTACTGGTGGGCCGATGGCATCACCGCCGAACTGCCGGCCCTGAGCGAGTAA
- the hydA gene encoding dihydropyrimidinase, whose amino-acid sequence MAFDLILKNGVIVTSSHTFTADVGLRGERIAAIGENLSGGREIDAAGKYVIPGGVDIHVHMQMPLGPDVISADTFFTGTRAAALGGTTTIIDFVEPRADESLLAALAARRAEADPQVVIDYGLHMTLGPTEIAKLDQVPEAFAAGCTSFKLYMAYGLRLDDGQLLQALEAVRAVGGQPVIHTENWDVICTLITRNLAAGRTTPPWHPRSRPAPLEGEAAGRAIDIARFVGVPLHIFHVSCADVVERIRAARARGWPITGETCPQYLFLTQDAYDAPGSEGTLPVCSPPLRPQSDQEALWQALAAGDLQLVTTDHCPFDRATKARGLSDFSQIPGGVPSIEMRLAGVYQGVRRGHFSLNRWVELCCTAPARLMGLERKGDIAPGQDADLVIFDPNRRVTLATDFLHENVDWTPYAGVELQGWPETVISRGEVMVERGEFRGQAGRGRFLRG is encoded by the coding sequence ATGGCATTCGATCTCATCCTCAAGAACGGGGTGATCGTCACCTCATCGCACACCTTTACCGCCGATGTGGGTCTGCGCGGCGAACGCATCGCCGCCATCGGCGAGAACCTGAGCGGTGGCCGCGAGATCGACGCTGCCGGCAAATACGTCATCCCCGGCGGCGTGGACATCCATGTGCACATGCAAATGCCGCTAGGCCCGGACGTGATCTCGGCCGACACCTTTTTCACCGGCACGCGGGCGGCGGCGCTGGGCGGGACGACCACCATCATCGACTTCGTGGAGCCGCGGGCAGACGAGAGCTTGCTGGCGGCGCTGGCCGCGCGCCGGGCCGAGGCCGATCCGCAGGTCGTCATCGACTATGGCCTGCACATGACCCTCGGCCCAACCGAGATCGCCAAACTCGACCAGGTTCCCGAAGCCTTTGCCGCCGGCTGCACCAGTTTCAAGCTGTACATGGCCTACGGGCTGCGGCTCGACGACGGGCAATTGCTGCAAGCGCTGGAAGCGGTGCGCGCTGTGGGCGGGCAGCCGGTGATCCACACCGAAAACTGGGACGTGATCTGCACGCTGATTACCCGCAACCTGGCGGCCGGGCGCACGACGCCGCCCTGGCACCCGCGCAGCCGCCCGGCCCCACTGGAGGGCGAGGCCGCCGGCCGGGCCATCGACATCGCCCGCTTCGTTGGCGTCCCGCTGCACATCTTCCATGTTTCCTGCGCCGATGTGGTCGAGCGCATCCGGGCGGCGCGCGCGCGCGGCTGGCCCATCACCGGCGAGACCTGTCCCCAATACCTCTTCTTGACCCAAGACGCCTACGACGCCCCCGGCAGCGAGGGAACCCTGCCCGTGTGCTCGCCCCCGCTGCGGCCGCAGTCGGATCAAGAGGCGCTGTGGCAGGCGCTGGCCGCGGGCGATCTGCAGCTCGTCACCACCGACCATTGCCCCTTCGACCGGGCGACCAAAGCCCGCGGCCTCAGCGACTTCAGCCAGATTCCGGGCGGTGTGCCGTCGATCGAGATGCGGCTGGCGGGCGTGTATCAGGGCGTGCGGCGGGGCCATTTCTCGCTCAACCGCTGGGTCGAACTGTGCTGCACGGCCCCGGCCCGGCTGATGGGGCTGGAACGAAAGGGCGACATCGCCCCCGGCCAGGACGCCGACCTGGTCATCTTTGACCCCAACCGCCGGGTCACGCTCGCCACCGACTTCCTGCACGAGAACGTGGACTGGACGCCGTACGCTGGCGTCGAGTTGCAGGGCTGGCCGGAGACGGTGATCAGTCGGGGCGAGGTGATGGTGGAGAGGGGCGAGTTTCGGGGGCAGGCCGGGCGCGGACGCTTCCTGCGCGGATAG
- a CDS encoding RNA polymerase sigma factor — protein sequence MPERSNDEWRQALQNKGQAADAALADLRSVLLRGLRQALLRNSVTEADLEDFVQEAMIKILAELASFRGEARFTTWAQKIVVRTAFTELRRRRWHDVSLQDLLAAHEDSDYTPAVLRDKAPDPGQQAMRAIMVATVQRVISEELTEKQRQALMAVMVGGMPLQEAAQRLGTNRNALYKLLYDARQRLQRRLQGEGLSSAEILAMFAEDSS from the coding sequence ATGCCCGAACGAAGCAATGACGAATGGCGCCAGGCGTTGCAGAACAAGGGCCAGGCAGCCGACGCCGCCCTTGCCGATCTGCGTTCCGTCTTGCTGCGCGGGTTGCGGCAGGCATTGCTCAGGAACAGCGTGACCGAAGCGGATCTGGAGGATTTCGTGCAGGAGGCGATGATCAAGATCCTGGCCGAGTTGGCGTCGTTCCGGGGCGAGGCCCGCTTCACCACCTGGGCGCAAAAGATCGTCGTGCGCACAGCCTTCACCGAGTTGCGCCGCCGCCGCTGGCACGACGTTTCTTTGCAAGACTTGCTGGCCGCGCACGAAGACTCTGACTACACCCCGGCCGTGCTCAGAGACAAGGCGCCCGACCCCGGCCAGCAGGCGATGCGCGCGATCATGGTTGCCACGGTGCAGCGGGTGATCAGCGAGGAGTTGACCGAGAAGCAGCGCCAGGCGCTGATGGCGGTGATGGTGGGCGGCATGCCGCTGCAAGAAGCAGCCCAGCGCCTGGGCACCAACCGCAACGCCCTGTACAAGCTCTTGTACGATGCCCGCCAACGCCTCCAGCGCCGCTTGCAGGGCGAGGGCCTGTCGTCCGCCGAGATTTTGGCGATGTTCGCCGAGGATTCTTCGTGA
- a CDS encoding DUF3179 domain-containing protein, which yields MRLLPWFILVLSALSLAACAGGSQLAPNVLPSSLPATGIPTPSLLPPEPPPSGAAREFKTDFSRHTVPYAEIFSGGPPKDGIPAIDKPTFVSAGEADAWLQDREPVILVEAGEDARAYPLQILIWHEIVNDTVGGKALTVTFCPLCNTAIAFERTVGGRVLDFGTTGRLRYSNLVMYDRQTESWWQQAGGDAIAGEMAGRRLDFFPAAIIAWADFRVAYPAGRVLSRETGFLRDYGRNPYVGYDDVDQRPWLYQGPATPGQMPPMARVLTVDGGSEAVAYPYDVLQTAGVVNDTVAGKAVVVFWVAGTASALDDFAVAGGRDVGAANAFASELDGRRLSFRRQGERILDEQTGSEWDGLGRAIGGELAGSRLEPVVSVNHFWFSWAAFRPDTRIYQP from the coding sequence ATGCGTCTGCTCCCCTGGTTCATCCTTGTCCTGTCCGCCTTGTCCCTGGCGGCTTGCGCCGGTGGATCGCAACTCGCGCCAAACGTTCTGCCATCCTCTCTGCCTGCCACCGGCATCCCGACCCCTTCGCTGCTCCCGCCAGAGCCGCCCCCTTCCGGCGCCGCCCGCGAATTCAAGACCGATTTCAGCCGCCACACCGTCCCCTACGCCGAGATTTTCTCCGGCGGCCCGCCCAAAGACGGCATCCCGGCCATCGACAAGCCAACCTTTGTCTCGGCCGGCGAGGCTGACGCCTGGTTGCAGGATCGGGAGCCGGTCATCCTGGTGGAAGCCGGGGAAGACGCCCGCGCCTATCCGCTGCAAATCCTGATCTGGCATGAGATCGTCAACGACACCGTGGGCGGCAAAGCCTTGACCGTCACCTTCTGCCCGCTTTGCAACACGGCCATCGCCTTCGAGCGCACCGTGGGCGGTCGCGTGCTGGACTTCGGTACGACCGGGCGGCTGCGCTACAGCAATCTGGTCATGTACGACCGCCAGACCGAAAGTTGGTGGCAGCAGGCCGGGGGCGATGCCATCGCTGGCGAGATGGCCGGGCGGCGGCTTGATTTCTTTCCCGCCGCCATCATCGCCTGGGCCGATTTCCGTGTGGCCTACCCCGCAGGCCGGGTGCTGTCGCGCGAGACGGGTTTCCTGCGCGACTATGGCCGCAACCCTTACGTGGGCTACGACGATGTCGATCAGCGCCCCTGGTTGTATCAAGGCCCCGCCACCCCCGGGCAGATGCCGCCGATGGCGCGCGTCCTCACCGTCGATGGCGGCAGCGAGGCCGTCGCCTACCCCTACGACGTCCTGCAAACGGCCGGCGTGGTCAACGACACGGTGGCCGGAAAGGCGGTTGTCGTTTTCTGGGTGGCGGGGACGGCATCGGCTCTGGACGATTTTGCCGTGGCCGGCGGGCGCGATGTCGGGGCTGCGAACGCCTTCGCGTCCGAGTTGGATGGCCGGCGGCTGAGCTTCCGTCGCCAGGGCGAGCGCATCCTCGACGAGCAGACCGGCAGCGAGTGGGACGGGCTGGGCCGAGCAATTGGCGGCGAGTTGGCCGGCAGTCGGTTGGAACCGGTCGTAAGCGTCAACCATTTCTGGTTCTCGTGGGCGGCTTTTCGGCCCGACACCCGCATCTACCAGCCCTGA
- a CDS encoding chloride channel protein, whose product MSGSPFSRSARWLDRIQPSGTLVWAGSALALGLGSAVGVWLFKALIELVHQFFFVTLAGRLEGLGRWAVLPLPAVGGLIVGLLAYYLIGEERHAGVAGIIESTALAGGRLRYRRVPAKTAAAVLSIGSGASVGPEDPSVQIGANLGSMIGQVLHLSDERVRTLVAAGAAAGIASAFNAPIAGVFFALEIILGEIGSLSLGVILLVAVTASVFTQAVSGVQPAFQTPTYAFGSPWELPLYLVLGVAAGLVAIAYIRVLYLMHDFFHGLAVPRWVRPAIGGLAVGVVGVFLPQVFGVGYETIGTILQGQNLAMGLLLALLAAKLVLTPLSLGAGFFGGVFAPSLFLGATLGAAFGLAAERLFPGLGIIPAAFAMVGMAAVLAGAVHAPLTAILLLFEMTHDYRIILPLMFAVGVSLVISRVLHGDSVYTLGLARKGVRIERGRDLEVLDGLTVGEVMEVDYPTARMSEPIAAASDRLLRSRSHGLIVVDDAGNLAGVVTVQDIDRAQTDGQGEQTVGEVCTRQVLTAFPDESIGEALRRMSVRDVGRLPVVARDDPRHLLGVLRRTDMIRAYDVALARREAVRHRAQQVRLGAMGRVHVEEMRIEQGSPCAGVRVSDMAWPRECVIASVRRGSQLLIPRGDTVLQAGDVLAVVADAEALAAMQRLCSVSSIGS is encoded by the coding sequence ATGTCAGGGTCTCCATTCTCCCGGTCCGCCCGTTGGCTCGACCGGATCCAACCTTCGGGCACGCTGGTATGGGCCGGCTCGGCGCTGGCGCTGGGTTTGGGCAGCGCCGTCGGCGTGTGGCTGTTCAAGGCGCTGATCGAGCTTGTCCATCAGTTCTTCTTCGTGACTTTGGCGGGCCGTTTGGAAGGGCTGGGGCGGTGGGCGGTGTTGCCGCTGCCGGCAGTGGGCGGTTTGATCGTGGGCCTGCTGGCCTACTACCTGATCGGGGAAGAACGCCATGCCGGCGTGGCCGGGATCATCGAATCGACGGCGCTTGCCGGCGGCCGCTTGCGTTACCGGCGGGTCCCGGCCAAGACGGCGGCGGCCGTGCTTTCGATCGGCAGCGGCGCTTCGGTGGGGCCTGAAGACCCGTCGGTGCAGATCGGGGCCAATCTCGGCTCTATGATCGGCCAGGTTCTGCACCTTTCGGACGAGCGCGTGCGCACGCTGGTGGCCGCGGGCGCCGCCGCTGGGATTGCATCGGCCTTCAATGCCCCCATTGCCGGCGTCTTTTTTGCCCTGGAGATCATTCTCGGTGAGATCGGCAGCCTATCGCTTGGGGTGATCTTGTTGGTGGCGGTGACGGCGTCCGTCTTCACGCAGGCCGTGTCTGGGGTTCAGCCGGCGTTTCAGACGCCGACCTATGCCTTCGGCTCGCCCTGGGAGCTGCCCCTCTACCTGGTTTTGGGCGTGGCGGCGGGACTGGTGGCCATTGCCTACATCCGAGTGCTCTATCTGATGCATGACTTCTTCCACGGCCTGGCCGTGCCCCGATGGGTCAGGCCGGCGATCGGCGGATTGGCAGTCGGCGTCGTCGGGGTCTTCCTGCCTCAGGTCTTTGGCGTGGGGTACGAGACGATCGGGACCATCCTCCAGGGGCAGAATTTGGCCATGGGGCTGTTGCTGGCCCTGCTGGCGGCCAAGCTCGTACTCACGCCTCTCAGCCTGGGCGCGGGGTTCTTCGGCGGCGTCTTTGCCCCGTCGCTCTTCTTGGGGGCGACGTTGGGGGCGGCATTTGGGCTGGCCGCCGAGCGCCTGTTCCCCGGCCTCGGCATCATCCCGGCCGCGTTCGCGATGGTGGGGATGGCGGCGGTGCTGGCGGGGGCCGTCCACGCGCCGCTGACGGCCATCTTGCTGCTTTTCGAGATGACGCACGACTATCGCATCATCCTACCGCTGATGTTCGCCGTGGGCGTTAGCCTGGTGATCTCGCGCGTGCTGCACGGCGATTCGGTCTACACGTTGGGGTTAGCCCGCAAGGGCGTGCGCATCGAGCGCGGGCGCGACCTGGAAGTGCTCGATGGGCTGACGGTGGGCGAAGTGATGGAGGTCGATTACCCCACCGCCCGCATGTCCGAACCCATCGCGGCTGCATCTGACCGGCTGCTGCGCTCCCGCTCGCATGGCTTGATCGTCGTGGACGACGCCGGCAATCTGGCGGGCGTCGTGACCGTGCAAGACATCGATCGGGCGCAGACCGACGGGCAGGGCGAGCAAACCGTCGGCGAGGTCTGCACACGCCAGGTCTTGACCGCCTTCCCCGATGAATCGATTGGCGAGGCCCTGCGACGGATGAGCGTGCGCGATGTTGGTCGCCTGCCGGTGGTGGCGCGCGACGATCCCCGGCATCTGCTCGGCGTGCTGCGCCGCACGGACATGATTCGCGCCTATGATGTGGCCCTGGCCCGGCGCGAGGCGGTGCGGCACCGGGCGCAGCAGGTGCGATTGGGGGCGATGGGACGTGTGCACGTCGAGGAGATGCGGATCGAGCAGGGGTCCCCGTGCGCAGGCGTTCGGGTGAGCGATATGGCCTGGCCGCGCGAATGCGTCATTGCCTCGGTGCGCCGCGGCAGTCAATTGCTCATCCCACGCGGCGACACCGTGCTGCAGGCCGGCGATGTGCTGGCGGTGGTGGCCGATGCCGAGGCGCTGGCGGCGATGCAGCGCCTGTGTTCTGTTTCGAGCATAGGATCGTGA
- a CDS encoding TIM barrel protein — protein MHYTGYLDFWFRDRPLVERVEPFVALGIRQFNCFFWRQAPMAELAAECRRLGAQIYSTFDGDMGSLADPGDNEKTYRSWAESLAMAERFGIPVLYIFSNQIEPAGGVEWVRRLSGNYAEGEQYANLLAQTGRILKLAEQTQVEIRVECLNRFHFVGNILVDNPRLAADWVRRLNHPQFRLTFDTYHQQRGSGELLWTLETYFDLISAVHIGDVPTRQEPGTGEINFANLRRKLRDLGYDGEIGLEFSPSTTEAEALARTRAIFPV, from the coding sequence ATGCACTACACCGGCTATCTCGATTTCTGGTTCCGCGACCGCCCGCTGGTCGAGCGCGTGGAACCGTTCGTCGCCCTCGGCATCCGCCAGTTCAACTGCTTTTTCTGGCGGCAGGCGCCCATGGCCGAGCTGGCGGCCGAGTGCCGACGGCTGGGGGCGCAGATCTACTCCACCTTCGACGGCGACATGGGCTCGCTGGCCGACCCCGGCGACAACGAGAAGACCTACCGCTCGTGGGCCGAATCGCTGGCGATGGCCGAGCGCTTCGGCATCCCCGTGCTCTACATCTTCTCCAACCAGATCGAGCCGGCGGGCGGGGTGGAGTGGGTGCGGCGGCTGTCCGGGAACTACGCCGAGGGCGAGCAATACGCCAATCTCCTCGCCCAGACCGGGCGCATCCTCAAGCTGGCCGAGCAGACGCAGGTGGAGATACGCGTGGAGTGCCTGAACCGCTTCCATTTCGTGGGCAACATCCTGGTCGATAACCCCCGCCTGGCCGCCGATTGGGTGCGCCGCCTGAATCACCCCCAATTTCGCCTCACCTTCGACACCTACCACCAGCAGCGCGGCTCTGGCGAACTGCTGTGGACGCTGGAAACCTATTTCGACCTGATCTCCGCCGTCCATATCGGCGACGTCCCTACCCGCCAGGAGCCGGGCACGGGCGAGATCAACTTCGCCAACCTCCGCCGCAAACTGCGCGACCTGGGCTACGACGGCGAAATCGGCCTGGAGTTCTCGCCCTCGACCACCGAGGCGGAGGCGCTGGCGCGGACGAGGGCCATCTTTCCTGTCTGA